A window of Papilio machaon chromosome 1, ilPapMach1.1, whole genome shotgun sequence contains these coding sequences:
- the LOC106714279 gene encoding tubulin polyglutamylase complex subunit 2, with product MSFSVDLVSEDSFYENITLGVTRVLESDPRISNVVVERRQPCDRIAISNWEQRHSTILPDDLRNFYASSDGFLLTWNFKYSADEILQVGAIRVNSLSELCLSAGLKDLLDFSITRNSSGPRPVLNPKSKVFELDTCRNIGKVCLICTNGSWSIWLATREGAWCWLADSFTYYFRMSLVHLGLPGWQAAFTNLPLIPWAEQLFLLLAPHLLEKESDSTNASGSETGLNHIDPNIFKNSIRHYKTNRQPNNQ from the exons ATGAGTTTTTCTGTTGATTTAGTATCAGAAGActcattttatgaaaatatcacACTGGGTGTTACAAGAGTCCTtg AGTCAGATCCTCGTATATCAAACGTGGTAGTAGAGCGACGACAGCCCTGTGATCGCATAGCTATTTCAAACTGGGAGCAAAGGCATTCAACTATTTTGCCAGATGATTTACGCAACTTTTATGCTTCTAGTGatggatttttattaacatggaattttaaatattcgg ctgatgaaattttgcaagTTGGAGCTATAAGAGTCAATTCATTAAGTGAACTATGTTTGTCCGCCGGATTAAAAGATCTTTTGGACTTCTCGATAACCCGGAATAGTTCTGGTCCACGACCAGTACTTAATCCAAAAAGCAAGGTGTTTGAATTAGATACATGTAGGAATATTGGAAAG GTTTGCCTTATTTGTACAAACGGTTCCTGGTCTATTTGGTTGGCGACTCGCGAAGGGGCATGGTGCTGGCTGGCGGATtcctttacttattatttcagGATGTCCTTAGTACACCTCGGTCTGCCAGGCTGGCAAGCCGCTTTCACGAATTTGCCACTTATTCCTTGGGCTGAG caactttttttattgttggcGCCTCACCTATTGGAGAAAGAATCCGACAGCACGAATGCGAGCGGCTCTGAAACTGGACTTAACCATATAGATCCCAATATATTCAAGAATTCCATTCGCCATTACAAGACAAATCGTCAACCTAATAATCAATGA
- the LOC106714278 gene encoding tRNA-dihydrouridine(47) synthase [NAD(P)(+)]-like, translating to MTNVAPGVCAIKAEFIIQRPDNCNNVQESKTSLKRKLDGENNYEEEKIKHEEPFHKNKKRGQNKARPKTFKGEIQNKPCPSILDVSTSDEEKKCQYTNCKYIHNALDYLNIKPQDIGEKCRLFDIRGRCPRGIACRFGSCHITPEGFNIIDNSKIKEWKDDTKNTLQSSLQIQLQKKKYDFSLAESFVKSFIKNTQKIDSTNDNKKDNSGTITDEDLIKLNSREKKKIDWRDKLYLSPLTTVGNLPFRRICKDFGVDITCGEMALCEPLIKGLKQEWALVKRHECEDLFGAQICGSNAYIITKVAQLLQENTELDFLDLNLGCPIDLIYKKGGGCGMMHRLPGLEASIKSASKLLDIPFTAKIRTGVYQDKKIAHTIIPKMFEWGVSLVTLHGRSREARYTRSADWEYIENCAKAVAPHPVFGNGDILSYEDYVQKRQIAPSTQGVMVGRGALIKPWIFTEIKEQKIWDISSKERFEIIKKFTNYGLEHWGSDTQGIENTRRFLLEWLSFLYRYVPVGLLERPPQKINERPPTYVGRDDLETLMASSNCSDWIKISEMFLGPVPDGFVFLPKHKANSY from the coding sequence ATGACAAACGTTGCTCCAGGTGTTTGTGCTATTAAGGCAGAATTTATCATTCAAAGACCCGATAATTGCAACAATGTTCAAGAATCTAAAACGTCTTTAAAGAGAAAGCTAGATGGAGAGAACAATTACGAAgaggaaaaaattaaacatgaagAACCattccataaaaataaaaagagagGTCAGAATAAGGCAAGACCTAAGACGTTCAAAggtgaaatacaaaataaaccttGCCCTAGTATATTAGACGTAAGTACCAGtgacgaagaaaaaaaatgtcaatataCCAACTgcaaatacatacataacgctttagactatttaaatattaaacctcAAGATATTGGAGAAAAATGTCGATTATTTGATATTCGGGGCAGGTGTCCGAGAGGAATAGCATGTCGCTTTGGCTCATGTCACATCACACCCGAGGGCTTTAATATCATTGATAACAGTAAAATCAAAGAATGGAAGGATGATACCAAAAACACACTGCAAAGTTCACTTCAGATACaattgcaaaagaaaaaatatgattttagtTTAGCTGAAAGTTTTGTGAAAAGTTTCATTAAGAATACACAAAAAATTGACTCTACAAATGATAACAAAAAGGACAATAGTGGTACAATAACCGatgaagatttaattaaactaaattcccgtgaaaaaaagaaaatagattGGCGTGATAAGTTGTATCTTAGCCCACTCACAACAGTAGGAAATCTTCCTTTTAGAAGAATATGTAAAGATTTTGGTGTAGATATTACTTGTGGAGAAATGGCCCTCTGTGAACCGTTGATAAAAGGTTTAAAACAGGAATGGGCGTTAGTGAAAAGGCATGAATGTGAGGATCTATTTGGTGCTCAAATTTGTGGAAGCAATGCATACATCATCACCAAGGTAGCACAattattacaagaaaataCAGAACTTGATTTTCTTGATCTAAATTTAGGATGTCCTATAGATCTAATTTATAAGAAAGGTGGGGGATGTGGGATGATGCATAGACTACCTGGATTAGAGGCATCTATTAAATCTGCTTCAAAACTATTAGATATACCCTTCACTGCCAAAATAAGAACCGGAGTGTaccaagataaaaaaattgcccATACAATTATccctaaaatgtttgaatgggGAGTTTCACTTGTAACTTTGCATGGTAGGTCACGAGAGGCTAGATATACTAGATCAGCAGACTGGGAGTATATAGAAAACTGTGCAAAGGCTGTAGCACCACACCCTGTTTTTGGTAATGGTGATATATTAAGTTATGAGGATTATGTTCAAAAAAGACAAATAGCACCTTCAACACAAGGTGTCATGGTTGGTCGTGGTGCACTGATTAAACCTTGGATATTTACAGAAATTAAGGAGCAAAAAATTTGGGATATCAGTAGTAAAGAAAGATttgaaatcattaaaaaatttactaattatgGTCTCGAACATTGGGGCTCTGACACACAGGGGATTGAAAATACGCGcagatttttattagaatggTTATCATTCCTGTACAGATATGTACCAGTAGGTTTACTAGAAAGACCGccacaaaaaattaatgaaaggCCACCAACATATGTAGGCAGAGATGATTTAGAGACTCTTATGGCTTCAAGCAATTGTAGTGATTGGATAAAAATTAGTGAAATGTTTTTAGGGCCAGTACCTGATGGTTTTGTGTTTTTACCTAAACATAAAGCCAATTcctattga